Proteins encoded within one genomic window of Melospiza melodia melodia isolate bMelMel2 chromosome 27, bMelMel2.pri, whole genome shotgun sequence:
- the PABPC4 gene encoding polyadenylate-binding protein 4 produces the protein MNTAASSYPMASLYVGDLHPDITEAMLYEKFSPAGPVLSIRVCRDMITRRSLGYAYVNFQQPADAERALDTMNFDVIKGKPIRIMWSQRDPSLRKSGVGNVFIKNLDKSIDNKALYDTFSAFGNILSCKVVCDENGSKGYAFVHFETQDAADRAIEKMNGMLLNDRKVFVGRFKSRKEREAELGAKAKEFTNVYIKNFGDDMDDERLKELFGKYGKTLSVKVMTDPTGKSKGFGFVSFEKHEEANKAVEEMNGKDINGKMLFVGRAQKKAERQAELKRRFEQLKQERLSRYQGVNLYIKNLDDTIDDEKLRKEFSPFGSITSAKVMLEDGRSKGFGFVCFSSPEEATKAVTEMNGRIVGSKPLYVALAQRKEERKAHLTNQYMQRIAGMRALPANTIINQFQPAAGGYFMPAVPQAQSRPTYYAPNQMTQMRPNPRWQQGGRPQGFQGMPNAMRQSGPRPALRHLAPANTPASRGLPAAAQRVGVGTAAQNLAPRPPVAAPAPRAVPPYKYASSVRSPHPGVQPLQAPQPAVHVQGQEPLTASMLAAAPPQEQKQMLGERLFPLIQAMHPSLAGKITGMLLEIDNSELLHMLESPESLRSKVEEAVAVLQAHQAKKEAAQKVGVVAATS, from the exons ATGAACACGGCCGCCAGCAGTTACCCCATGGCCTCGCTGTACGTGGGGGACCTGCACCCCGATATCACCGAGGCCATGCTCTACGAGAAGTTCAGCCCCGCTGGCCCCGTGCTGTCCATTCGGGTCTGCAGGGATATGATCACCCGCCGCTCCCTGGGCTACGCCTACGTCAACTTCCAGCAGCCCGCAGATG CTGAGCGAGCTCTCGATACCATGAACTTTGATGTGATCAAAGGGAAACCCATTCGCATCATGTGGTCTCAGAGGGACCCTTCCCTGAGGAAGTCAGGGGTTGGAAATGTCTTCATCAAGAACCTGGACAAATCCATAGATAACAAGGCACTTTACGACACGTTCTCAGCGTTTGGAAACATTTTGTCCTGCAAG GTGGTGTGTGATGAGAATGGCTCTAAGGGCTACGCCTTTGTGCACTTTGAGACCCAGGATGCTGCAGATAGGGCCATCGAGAAGATGAACGGCATGCTGCTCAACGACCGCAAAGT ATTTGTTGGGAGATTCAAGTCTCGTAAAGAGAGGGAGGCTGAGCTGGGAGCCAAGGCAAAGGAATTCACCAATGTCTATATTAAAAACTTTGGGGATGACATGGATGATGAAAGACTaaaggagctctttggcaaataTG GTAAAACTCTGAGTGTTAAAGTGATGACAGATCCCACTGGAAAATCCAAAGGCTTTGGCTTTGTAAGCTTTGAAAAGCATGAGGAGGCCAACAAG GCAGTGGAAGAAATGAATGGGAAGGACATCAATGGGAAAATGCTCTTTGTGGGCAGAGCACAGAAGAAGGCTGAGCGCCAGGCAGAGCTGAAGAGAAGGTTTGAGCAGCTGAAACAGGAGAGACTCAGCAGGTACCAG GGTGTTAACCTGTACATTAAAAACCTAGATGACACTATAGATGATGAAAAACTGAGGAAGGAGTTCTCACCTTTTGGGTCAATAacgagtgccaag GTGATGCTGGAAGATGGACGGAGCAAAGGCTTTGGCTTTGTCTGCTTTTCCtctccagaggaggccaccaaggcTGTGACAGAGATGAACGGGCGCATCGTGGGCTCCAAGCCCCTCTATGTGGCTCTGGCCCagaggaaggaggagaggaaggccCATCTCACCAACCAGTACATGCAGCGCATCGCTGGCATGAGGGCCTTGCCTGCCAACACCATCATCAACCAGTTCCAGCCCGCTGCTGGCGGCTATTTCatgcctgctgtgccccag gctcagagcagacccacTTACTATGCACCCAACCAAATGACACAGATGAGACCCAACCCACGATGGCAGCAAGGAGGGAGACCTCAAG GTTTCCAGGGAATGCCCAATGCCATGCGCCAGTCGGGGCCCCGGCCCGCCCTGCGCCACCTGGCCCCTGCCAACACCCCGGCCTCCCGCGGCCTCCCCGCTGCTGCCCAGAGAGTTG GtgttggcacagcagcacagaactTGGCTCCCCGTCCTCCTGTAGCTgcccctgctcccagggctgtccctcctTACAAATATGCCTCAAGTGTCCGCAGCCCACACCCAGGTGTCCAACCTCTGCAG GCCCCTCAGCCTGCAGTgcatgtgcagggccaggagcccctgACAGCCTCCATGCTGGCTGCTGCCCCTCCCCAGGAGCAGAAACAGATGCTGG GAGAACGTTTGTTCCCTCTGATCCAAGCTATgcaccccagcctggctgggaagatCACAGGAATGCTGCTAGAGATTGACAACTCGGAGCTGCTGCACATGCTGGAATCCCCAGAGTCCCTCCGCTCCAAG GTGGAGGAGgctgtggcagtgctgcaggctcaccaAGCCAAGAAAGAAGCTGCCCAGAAAGTGGGTGTGGTTGCTGCTACCTCTTGA
- the HEYL gene encoding hairy/enhancer-of-split related with YRPW motif-like protein, protein MKRLCEESSSDTESDGTIDVGREEEYSHVSRSVSPTTTSQIQARKKRRGIIEKRRRDRINSSLSELRRLVPTAFEKQGSSKLEKAEILQMTVDHLKMLHATGGAGLLDARALAVDYRSIGFRECLTEVVRYLGILEGQNAADPIRLRLLSHLNNYVAEMEPSPVAASLLPIQSWPWSFLHGAAGPVQMPRREAAPAAPLVLTASSLPYPSPAVRPAPLRRVPGEMLPSRRSFLASRMGSSSRRARGASSATAVPAVPRMASPAGALREGSSKSSQIATFLFSPASAGIPVPPAYVAPPVLGAATQGPGIRVGTSRICRSWATEIGAF, encoded by the exons ATGAAGCGGCTCTGCGAGGAGAGCTCGTCCGACACCGAGTCTGACGGCACCATCGACGTGGGCCGGGAGGAGGAGTACAG CCACGTTTCCAGGTCTGTGTCTCCCACCACGACATCTCAGATACAAGCCAGGAAGAAGAGGAGAGGG ATCATCGAGAAGCGGCGCCGCGACCGCATCAACAGCAGCCTCTCGGAGCTGCGGCGCCTGGTGCCCACGGCCTTTGAGAAGCAG GGGTCTTCCAAGCTGGAGAAGGCAGAAATTCTCCAAATGACAGTGGATCACTTAAAAATGCTTCACGCCACAGGAGGAGCAG gcttgCTGGATGCCCGGGCCCTGGCCGTGGATTACAGGAGCATCGGCTTCCGCGAGTGCCTCACCGAGGTTGTCAGGTACCTGGGCATCCTCGAGGGCCAAAACGCTGCCGACCCCATCCGGCTGCGGCTCCTCTCCCACCTGAATAACTACGTGGCAGAAATGGAGCCCTCACCCGTGGCCGCCTCCCTGCTGCCCATCCAGAGCTGGCCCTGGTCCTTCCTGCACGGCGCCGCGGGACCGGTGCAGATGCCCAGGAGGGAGGCTGCTCCTGCCGCTCCACTCGTTCTGACTGCATCTTCCCTGCCCTaccccagccctgcagtgagGCCGGCCCCTCTCCGCCGTGTCCCCGGCGAGATGCTGCCCTCCCGCCGGAGCTTCCTGGCCAGCAGGATGGGCTCCTCCAGCCGGAGAGCCCGCGGTGCCAGCTCGGCCACAGCCGTGCCAGCCGTGCCCAGGATGGCATCGCCAGCGGGAGCGCTGAGAGAGGGCTCGTCCAAAAGCAGCCAGATCGCCACATTCCTCTTCTCCCCGGCCTCTGCAGGCATCCCTGTGCCGCCAGCTTACGTGGCACCTCCCGTCTTGGGCGCTGCCACGCAGGGACCAGGGATCAGGGTTGGGACATCCAGGATCTGCCGCTCCTGGGCGACGGAAATCGGGGCTTTctga